A single genomic interval of Helianthus annuus cultivar XRQ/B chromosome 6, HanXRQr2.0-SUNRISE, whole genome shotgun sequence harbors:
- the LOC110864913 gene encoding transmembrane protein 53, with translation MGSLSGIFQRPVVAASAVALASVSADLRDKIWPSNPLEACLSSEQSSGCTSNLISETKWARVSDISFSESFATKSLIPIPNFRHPMKHVGNNCLSNNMACYVPSLEHFLNVYQSAELAKAPKPIDYSSSVPTVTSTDIVYRWHLPQPNAVDLSKNSKMVVVLLGWLGAKQKHLKKYADWYTSKGFHVITFTFPMAEILSYQVGGKAEEYVDMLVNHLAEWLEEECTKNLVFHTFSNTGWLIYGAMLEKFQRQDDTLMERIKGCIVDSAPVAAPDPQVWASGFSAAFLKKNSIAAKGNRSTDDISAKPTMKEAALLVILEKFFHVVLNLPAVNKRLSNVLVQLKSGQPSCPQLYIYSSADKVIPAGSVESFIEVQQRMGRVVRSCNFKSTPHVDHFRHEPELYTTQLSQFLNDCVLDSCRRD, from the exons ATGGGATCGTTGTCTGGTATTTTTCAAAGACCGGTCGTTGCAGCCTCTGCTGTTGCGTTAGCATCTGTGTCTGCTGATCTTCGTGACAAAATATGGCCATCCAACCCATTGGAAGCATGTCTTTCATCAGAACAATCAAGCGGATGTACATCAAATTTAATAAGCGAAACAAAGTGGGCCCGTGTCTCTGATATTAGTTTCTCTGAATCTTTCGCAACAAAAAGCCTGATACCTATTCCAAATTTTCGACATCCAATGAAACATGTTGGCAACAATTGTCTTTCAAACAACATGGCTTGTTATGTTCCATCTTTAGAGCATTTCCTCAACGTATATCAGTCAGCTGAGCTGGCAAAAGCTCCGAAACCAATAGATTATTCTTCTAGCGTACCTACTGTAACGTCTACAGACATTGTGTACAGATGGCATTTACCGCAGCCTAATGCCGTTGATTTATCCAAAAACTCTAAGATGGTGGTGGTTTTGCTTGGATGGTTAGGTGCTAAACAAAAACATCTTAAGAAATATGCTGATTGGTATACCTCAAAAGGGTTTCATGTAATTACGTTCACGTTCCCAATGGCGGAGATTTTAAGTTATCAAGTTGGAGGGAAAGCCGAAGAGTATGTAGATATGCTTGTGAACCATCTTGCAGAATGGTTGGAAGAAGAGTGTACAAAGAATTTGGTTTTTCACACGTTTAGCAACACCGGTTGGCTAAT TTATGGAGCGATGCTGGAGAAGTTTCAGAGACAAGACGATACTCTAATGGAAAGGATCAAGGGATGTATTGTGGATTCCGCACCCGTTGCAGCCCCGGACCCACAG GTTTGGGCTTCGGGATTCTCTGCCGCTTTTCTGAAGAAGAACAGTATTGCAGCGAAAGGAAACAGAAGTACAGACGATATTTCTGCCAAACCGACAATGAAGGAAGCCGCTTTGCTTGTGATTTTGGAGAAGTTCTTTCACGTGGTTCTAAATCTGCCCGCAGTTAACAA GAGGCTTTCAAATGTACTAGTGCAACTAAAATCAGGACAGCCAAGCTGTCCACAGTTATACATCTATAGCAGTGCGGATAAAGTCATTCCTGCAGGATCCGTGGAGTCTTTCATAGAGGTGCAGCAGAGAATGGGGCGTGTGGTGAGATCATGCAACTTTAAATCAACACCACATGTTGATCATTTTAGACATGAACCCGAGTTGTACACTACTCAGCTCTCGCAGTTCCTCAACGACTGTGTGCTTGATTCTTGCAGACGTGATTGA